A DNA window from Ranitomeya imitator isolate aRanImi1 chromosome 2, aRanImi1.pri, whole genome shotgun sequence contains the following coding sequences:
- the LOC138667730 gene encoding small proline-rich protein 2B-like, with protein sequence MSGVKGQQKKCPEPCPPPKQHCQDPCKPVCPEPKCPPPQVCKPQPVCHEQKCPPPQVVQCKPVPQCQKQQDKLV encoded by the exons ATGTCTGGTGTGAAGGGACAACAGAAGAAATGCCCAGAGCCTTGCCCACCACCCAAACAGCACTGCCAGGATC catGCAAACCGGTGTGCCCCGAGCCAAAATGCCCTCCTCCTCAAG TGTGTAAACCACAACCTGTGTGCCATGAGCAGAAATGTCCCCCTCCTCAAG TAGTGCAATGTAAACCAGTTCCACAATGCCAAAAACAACAGGACAAGCTTGTCTGA